CAAACTCTTCACAAAGGCGATCCTCCTGAAATACAGTCGCTATTTGTTTTCCTCTAACACCATCAATGGTACCTGCATCTGGCTTTACTAATCCCATTAGTATATGAAGTAATGTTGTTTTTCCATCGCCAGATGGTCCCATGATACAAGTGAATTTATTTTCACTGAATTCTAAATTTATATCATCTAAAACCTTTTTACCATGATACGTTTTCGATATGTGATTTAAAGTAATAGCCATATTAAATCGAAGCTCCTGTCATTAATTTTCCTATCCTTCTTATGATTGCCATAACAAACCTTTCAAATACAAGACTGATTAAAACAATAACAAATGTCCATGCAAATAACTCTTTTGTCATTAGGTAAAGTTTCGCTTCATAAAGCTGTTCCCCGATTGAGTTCCTTGGTAAACCAATAACCTCAGCCGCCACACCAGCTTTCCAACATAGTCCAAGGCTAGCAGAAGATGCGGATATAAAATAGGGCATTACAGCAGGTATATAAATATATCGTACTTTTCTAATAAAGCTCATATTAAACACCTTAGCCATTTCAAGTAGTTTAACATCTGTTTGTTGTATTCCATGTAAAACATTTAAATATATTATTGGTAAAACCATTAAAAATGAAATAATAATTGATAAATTTTGAGAACGTACCCAAAGTAGTGTTAAAATTACAAAAGATGCCACCGGTATTGATTTCATGAGACGTATCATGATTGATATCATCTCTTTGATAAAAGAATTCATACTGGAGAATAGGGCAAGTAAAATTCCAAAAACAACAGCCAGCAAAAATCCTACCGATATCTTAACCAACGAATGGAAAATCGAAAAATAAAACACTTTCGAATGTAATAGGGTATACAACGCCTTTAGAACATTCAATGGAGAAGCTAATAAAATCTCATTATCAAGATACATACTAAATCCCTGCCAGATTAAAATCCACAAAAGGATTGCTAATATGCGATTCTTATACTTTTTTAGAGTACTCATAAAACTCTCCTCTCTTATTCTCTTTCATTTTAGCTAGATTCAAAGAAAATAACAAGAGGTAGATAGACAAAGGCAATAAGAGCTGTTCTAACCATCAGCTCTTATTGCCCCAGTCTTTTATGTATTGCTACTAGAATAATATCTCTTCGTATATATTGAATTCGTATATATTGAATTCGTATATATTGAATCATACTTCTTGCTCATTGG
This portion of the Clostridium sp. Marseille-P299 genome encodes:
- a CDS encoding ABC transporter permease — encoded protein: MSTLKKYKNRILAILLWILIWQGFSMYLDNEILLASPLNVLKALYTLLHSKVFYFSIFHSLVKISVGFLLAVVFGILLALFSSMNSFIKEMISIMIRLMKSIPVASFVILTLLWVRSQNLSIIISFLMVLPIIYLNVLHGIQQTDVKLLEMAKVFNMSFIRKVRYIYIPAVMPYFISASSASLGLCWKAGVAAEVIGLPRNSIGEQLYEAKLYLMTKELFAWTFVIVLISLVFERFVMAIIRRIGKLMTGASI